A single Bacillus sp. (in: firmicutes) DNA region contains:
- a CDS encoding RluA family pseudouridine synthase, with translation MGSFKLEWKIEKKYAGMLIREFLLKEKGISKRALADIKFQGGDIVLNGNHVTVRQSIQAGDCLVVQFPPEDRNLGIIAENIPLHIVYEDEYLLIINKPPYMASIPSREHQSRTVANALMNYYDQIGLSSTVHIVNRLDKDTSGLMIIAKNSFVHSLFSLEQKTKSIHREYEAIVHDVVADDFGTINAPIGRKENSIIERTVRNDGQHAVTHYEVKKRFIDRTLVSLKLETGRTHQIRVHMAYIGHPLVGDDLYGGKKDLIVRQALHSKSVMFYHPLLEKELEFTVPLPEDMERLIK, from the coding sequence GCTTATTCGTGAATTTTTATTGAAGGAGAAAGGAATCTCGAAGCGGGCATTGGCTGATATCAAATTTCAAGGTGGGGATATTGTTTTAAACGGCAACCATGTAACGGTCAGACAAAGTATACAAGCTGGCGATTGTTTAGTTGTCCAATTTCCACCAGAGGACCGCAATCTTGGAATTATAGCGGAAAATATTCCATTACATATTGTTTATGAGGATGAATACCTCCTCATTATTAATAAGCCACCATACATGGCATCCATCCCGTCTAGAGAGCATCAAAGCAGAACGGTAGCTAATGCCCTTATGAATTATTATGACCAAATTGGACTATCTTCTACGGTCCATATTGTAAATCGCTTGGATAAAGATACTTCTGGTTTAATGATTATCGCCAAAAATAGCTTTGTTCATTCCTTGTTTTCATTAGAACAAAAAACGAAAAGCATTCACAGGGAATATGAGGCTATCGTTCATGATGTTGTTGCTGATGATTTCGGCACTATCAATGCACCAATTGGTCGCAAGGAAAATAGTATTATTGAACGGACAGTCAGAAATGACGGACAACATGCCGTGACGCATTATGAAGTGAAAAAGCGGTTTATTGATAGGACGTTAGTGTCATTAAAATTAGAAACAGGGCGCACTCATCAAATCCGTGTTCATATGGCTTACATCGGGCATCCTTTAGTAGGTGATGATTTGTATGGCGGTAAAAAGGATTTAATTGTAAGACAAGCATTGCATAGTAAAAGTGTAATGTTTTATCATCCTTTGCTTGAAAAAGAACTAGAGTTTACAGTACCATTGCCGGAGGATATGGAAAGATTAATAAAGTAG
- a CDS encoding rod shape-determining protein RodA, whose amino-acid sequence MELEKEQTPYQKIDIALVLVVLLLGAVSLIAIYSIQPSLPAKLQNYNFVGKQVLWYVIGFAAIGVTMIIDFDRFKNFSWYLYGIGLVLLLGLEVLGPSKIAPDINGAVSWYVLPVIGNFQPAEVMKIFLIILLSQIIAKHNEIYPDNRTLREDFILLGKLVGITMPPLLLILKQPDLGTSIVVASILGSLLLVSGIRWRILLGLGTSVIAMIGLLVFIYFKNPEFITTYVLRAHQMNRFYGWLAPHEFSSNYGFQLIKAMLAIGSGQMQGKGLLNGQVYFPEAHTDFIFAVIGEQFGFIGASIVISLFFLLIYRMIHTALESHDPYGSYLCTGVIGMITFQVFQNIGMTIQLMPITGITLPFISYGGSSLLTSMIAVGIVLNVRSRTRKYMFGS is encoded by the coding sequence ATGGAATTAGAAAAGGAGCAAACTCCATATCAAAAAATAGATATAGCACTTGTGCTCGTTGTTTTGTTATTAGGAGCAGTCAGTTTAATCGCAATTTATAGCATTCAACCATCACTTCCGGCCAAACTTCAAAATTATAATTTTGTTGGAAAACAAGTTTTATGGTATGTTATTGGATTTGCAGCCATTGGTGTCACAATGATTATTGATTTCGACCGCTTTAAAAATTTTTCTTGGTATTTATATGGAATTGGTCTTGTTCTTTTGCTTGGTCTGGAAGTACTTGGACCATCAAAAATAGCACCTGACATTAATGGAGCAGTTAGCTGGTACGTTTTGCCAGTCATCGGAAATTTTCAGCCAGCTGAGGTAATGAAAATCTTTTTAATTATTTTACTTAGTCAAATTATTGCTAAACATAATGAAATTTATCCAGATAATCGTACACTAAGAGAAGATTTTATTCTATTAGGTAAGCTTGTTGGCATAACGATGCCACCTTTACTATTAATTCTTAAGCAGCCCGATTTAGGAACTTCCATCGTTGTTGCATCCATCCTCGGTTCACTTTTATTAGTTTCGGGGATAAGATGGCGAATTTTATTAGGATTAGGGACTTCCGTCATTGCCATGATTGGGCTTTTAGTATTTATTTACTTTAAGAATCCAGAATTTATTACAACTTATGTCCTTAGGGCACACCAAATGAATCGCTTTTATGGCTGGCTTGCACCACATGAATTTTCAAGCAACTATGGTTTTCAGTTAATCAAAGCGATGCTTGCCATTGGTTCTGGACAAATGCAAGGAAAGGGATTATTGAACGGGCAAGTTTATTTTCCAGAAGCACATACGGATTTCATTTTTGCTGTAATCGGTGAACAATTTGGTTTTATCGGGGCAAGTATTGTTATTTCCTTGTTCTTTCTATTAATATACAGAATGATTCATACGGCTTTGGAAAGTCATGACCCATATGGAAGTTATTTATGTACTGGTGTTATTGGTATGATAACCTTCCAAGTGTTCCAAAATATCGGTATGACGATTCAATTAATGCCCATCACTGGTATTACCCTTCCATTTATTAGCTATGGTGGAAGCTCGTTGTTAACAAGTATGATTGCCGTCGGGATTGTCCTCAATGTCCGTTCACGGACACGGAAGTATATGTTTGGAAGTTAG
- the prpE gene encoding bis(5'-nucleosyl)-tetraphosphatase PrpE, with translation MMYDVIGDIHGCYDEFVSLTKKLGYEWDEGFPVHPNGRLLAFVGDLTDRGPESIKVMEMVYKLVVEEKLAYYTPGNHCDKLYRYFLGRKVQITHGLETTVAEYQKLSAKEEAKVVSHFMKLFEQAPLYLQLDYGKLVIAHAGIRQDYIGKTGKKVKTFVLYGDITGETNPDGTPVRRDWAKQYAGDAWVVYGHTPVIEPRQLNKTWNIDTGCVFGGMLTALRYPEMETVSVPSTMPKVIEKFRKFAE, from the coding sequence ATAATGTATGATGTAATCGGCGATATTCATGGCTGCTACGATGAATTTGTTTCACTTACAAAAAAGCTCGGTTATGAATGGGACGAAGGGTTTCCTGTCCATCCTAACGGAAGGTTGCTAGCATTTGTTGGTGACCTAACGGACAGGGGACCGGAATCGATAAAAGTAATGGAGATGGTATATAAACTAGTTGTAGAGGAAAAATTGGCCTATTATACACCTGGAAACCATTGTGATAAGCTATACCGTTATTTCCTAGGACGGAAGGTGCAAATAACCCACGGGCTTGAAACGACAGTTGCTGAGTATCAGAAACTGTCAGCGAAAGAAGAAGCAAAAGTAGTTTCTCATTTTATGAAGCTTTTTGAACAAGCCCCTTTATATCTCCAACTCGATTATGGAAAGTTAGTAATTGCCCACGCTGGTATTCGTCAAGACTATATTGGTAAAACGGGAAAAAAGGTAAAAACCTTTGTTTTATATGGTGATATTACAGGGGAAACAAATCCAGATGGTACGCCTGTCAGAAGAGATTGGGCGAAGCAATATGCTGGTGATGCCTGGGTTGTTTATGGGCATACACCAGTTATAGAACCACGGCAACTGAATAAGACGTGGAATATTGATACAGGCTGTGTATTTGGAGGTATGCTGACAGCGCTAAGGTACCCAGAAATGGAAACTGTTTCAGTACCATCGACAATGCCGAAGGTAATAGAGAAATTTAGGAAGTTTGCTGAATAG